From a single Brassica rapa cultivar Chiifu-401-42 chromosome A01, CAAS_Brap_v3.01, whole genome shotgun sequence genomic region:
- the LOC103875205 gene encoding zingipain-2, giving the protein MTSITLLLLAIILSSRTSGATSRGGLFEASAVAEKHEQWMARFHRVYSDESEKTNRFEIFKKNLEFVERHNMNTNITYTLDVSQFSDLTDEEFRARYMGLVVPEDMLRISSSGSHKKVSFRHENVSDTGENMDWRQEGAVTSVKNQGHCGVCWAFSAVAAVEGITQIAKGELLSLSEQQLLDCSRDYNQGCAGGIMSKAFEYIIENQGITTEDNYPYQESQQTCSSTYSVAATISGYETVPSNDEQSLLKAVSKQPVSVAINGHEPAFKQYRSGIFDGDCGTQLTHAVTVVGYGMSEEGIKYWLLKNSWGRTWGENGYMRIKRDVDAPEGMCGLARLAFYPLA; this is encoded by the exons ATGACTTCGATCACTTTATTGCTTCTAGCCATTATATTGAGTTCTAGAACTTCAGGAGCCACTTCTCGTGGGGGACTCTTTGAAGCTTCTGCTGTTGCGGAGAAACATGAGCAATGGATGGCTCGTTTCCATCGTGTTTACTCCGATGAATCTGAAAAAACAAATAGGTTTGAGATCTTTAAGAAGAACTTGGAGTTCGTGGAGAGGCACAACATGAATACGAACATAACGTACACGTTGGATGTCAGTCAGTTCTCTGACCTCACGGACGAGGAATTTCGGGCGAGGTACATGGGGCTGGTGGTTCCTGAAGATATGCTAAGAATTTCATCGTCAGGTTCGCACAAAAAGGTGTCGTTTAGACATGAAAATGTCAGTGACACTGGCGAGAACATGGATTGGAGACAGGAGGGGGCGGTTACCTCCGTTAAGAACCAAGGCCACTGTG GAGTCTGCTGGGCTTTCTCGGCGGTGGCAGCCGTAGAAGGCATAACACAGATTGCGAAAGGAGAGCTCCTATCGCTATCGGAGCAGCAGTTGTTGGATTGCAGCAGAGACTACAACCAAGGATGTGCGGGAGGGATAATGTCCAAGGCTTTCGAGTACATAATCGAAAACCAAGGAATCACAACAGAAGATAACTATCCTTACCAGGAGTCACAACAAACATGTTCATCAACCTATTCCGTTGCTGCTACCATCAGTGGATACGAGACGGTTCCAAGTAATGACGAGCAATCATTGCTAAAGGCAGTATCTAAACAGCCTGTTTCAGTGGCGATAAATGGCCACGAGCCTGCGTTTAAGCAATATCGGAGTGGCATATTTGACGGAGACTGTGGGACGCAACTGACTCATGCCGTTACAGTAGTTGGTTACGGGATGAGTGAAGAAGGGATTAAGTATTGGTTACTGAAGAATTCATGGGGACGAACTTGGGGAGAAAATGGTTACATGAGAATCAAGAGAGATGTGGATGCACCCGAAGGAATGTGTGGTTTGGCCCGTCTTGCTTTCTATCCACTTGCATGA